From the genome of Triticum aestivum cultivar Chinese Spring chromosome 3B, IWGSC CS RefSeq v2.1, whole genome shotgun sequence, one region includes:
- the LOC123072931 gene encoding uncharacterized protein: MTGAANCTKEPSGPTTFAVATRRRRPSTAHDGMGVAAAVAAGGMDKMTGGQRYKLNTITVAQCAISRGRCRCFRGSPSIAIAIAIAIALLVACLPRRRSTSSWLLSLLLLRLVRGACGCFVVRPCGCLFLLFREIALIGSSSDLPCCFIYSKDHLSLQYFQVNYTEENLLDYIDPNNDTLMVRLADDHLVAKCRIMVATDKRATITTNWSEFRRRANIREGDVCAFRFRIISRRRLVLTMHHL, translated from the exons ATGACGGGCGCCGCGAACTGCACCAAAGAGCCGTCTGGGCCGACCACCTTCGCCGTGGCCACACGCCGGCGACGGCCGTCGACGGCGCACGACGGAATGGGCgtagccgccgccgttgccgcagGAGGAATGGATAAGATGACGGGAGGACAGCGA TATAAATTAAACACAATAACAGTTGCGCAATGTGCGATCTCTCGCGGCCGCTGCCGTTGCTTCCGTGGCTCGCCATcaatcgccatcgccatcgccatcgccatcgcttTGCTTGTTGCCTGCTTGCCGCGTCGCCGCTCTACTTCCTCATGGCTCCTCTCGCTGCTGCTGTTGCGTTTGGTTAGG GGTGCCTGTGGCTGCTTTGTCGTGCGTCCGTGCGGCTGTTTGTTCCTTCTTTTCAGAG AAATCGCACTAATCGGTTCGTCGTCAGATTTGCCTTGCTGTTTCATTTACTCAAAGGATCATCTTTCTCTTCAG TATTTTCAGGTTAACTATACTGAAGAGAACCTGCTCGACTACATTGATCCAAACAATGATACACTCATGGTGAGACTTGCCGATGACCATTTGGTCGCCAAGTGTCGCATCATGGTAGCAACTGACAAGAGGGCCACTATAACCACCAACTGGTCTGAGTTTCGTCGTCGCGCCAACATTCGTGAAGGAGATGTCTGTGCATTTCGTTTTAGGATCATTTCAAGGCGCCGCCTGGTTCTCACCATGCACCACCTCTAG
- the LOC123064200 gene encoding uncharacterized protein, whose protein sequence is MAGEALGDAASASSFLCSADELRFDAPARALAAEEALQPVWLYFASSASTRPPVRWRPRRRCSPCGSTSRAPLRRARPCAGGRGGAAARVALLRAAHVHAPPAALRAGDGRPRRQGQLRARRRQR, encoded by the coding sequence ATGGCGGGCGAGGCGCTGGGGGACGCCGCCAGCGCGTCGAGCTTCCTGTGCAGCGCCGACGAGCTCCGCTTCGACGCGCCCGCCCGTGCGCTGGCGGCCGAGGAGGCGCTGCAGCCCGTGTGGCTCTACTTCGCGAGCTCCGCTTCGACGCGCCCGCCCGTGCGCTGGCGGCCGAGGAGGCGCTGCAGCCCGTGTGGCTCTACTTCGCGAGCTCCGCTTCGACGCGCCCGCCCGTGCGCTGGCGGCCGAGGAGGCGCTGCAGCCCGGGTGGCTCTACTTCGCGCTGCCCATGTCCATGCGCCGCCGGCCGCTCTCCGGGCAGGAGATGGCCGCCCTCGCCGTCAAGGCCAGCTCCGCGCTCGCCGTCGCCAGCGGTAA